Part of the uncultured Desulfobacter sp. genome, CTTTGAAATGGCGTTATCTTTCTATTATTTTTTTGATCATTAAACATATCATTTAGTTCTTGTTCCCTTAATTTTTGTCGCTTTTCGTCTTCCTTTCTTTTCTCTCTGATCGCAGAAAGTTCAGGGATATCATCATTGTGGAGGATACTCAGGCATTCTAAAGGCTCGCCAATATAGCCGGCGTCGTTTTCATTATTATAAATTTCCCGGAGAACTGGTATTCCCCTGGGATCTCCAATTCCGCGCAGGCAATAGGCAAGCATTTCATAGGAATTCAATTCACTGCTTTCATCTCTCCACTTTTCCATAATTAAGTCAAAAGATTCAGGATATGGGAGATATTCAAGGATTGAAGCCAGGTCCAAGCCGTCAATTTCATTATTTTGACAGGCTTTTAAAATTAATTCATCCGCGGACTCGTCCATTGCATTAATGGCGCTTATCGCGTCTCCATAAATAAAATCCAGGCCGTCAGCCTCATTTAAAACACGAATCAAATCAGATACAAATTCTTTTTTACCAATTCGACCCATGATGTTTACAATGTGAATGTCGCCCCAGGTATTCAATTCATCTGATAGCGCTGCTTTCAATTCAGATACAGGGGCAAGATCAACCACTTTTTGGGATAATTCTTCGGGTACGCTGGGTCCGGAATTTTGTATTGCCTGGATCAAGTCGGCGATGTGTGCGTCCGGCATTAAAGCCTTCACATAAACATTGCGCTCCAGAATAGAGAAATATACTGACAGCACGAGAGAAACTAATGTCAATACGTCATCATAATTTTTAGATGTCTTGAGTTTAGGCCATAAAGAAGATTGCGTGGATAGCGTCTCAAATAAAAATATCCCTGCTGAATCCTTATTGAAAAACTTTATTATTTCGTCAGGTACTGTTTCCTCGGGGTAGCGTTTCTGTATCGTGTCCCGGGCATCGGACAGCAGTGTTGTAATGAGATCCTGGTATTGGTTCTTCTTAATTAAAAGAGTAAGTTCATCCTTTACGTTCTGTGCAACGGATAGATGATCATTTTTATTAAAAAAGGAATCAAAGACTTCCGCAGGATTTAAAATAATGCTTTCAGGTCCAAAACTTTTTCTGAAATCATCAAAATAATCAGTGGCATCACAATAATCTCCAAAACCATTTAGCTC contains:
- a CDS encoding SEC-C metal-binding domain-containing protein; this translates as MRRLWNYKDYVKYLSHDNSLVREWAFDALEKKYANRYTDEISKLISDEDSHLACAAPKYIAAHKAVQHAPAILNSFLHDSGNIPSNCAEALSKMKYAPALETIIENIPNNLNTDSLFGVFDYLGSIYDDQAREILISAVERIKDPVLNAHAVYNLLKHEHQEDIAWITDIILKSIKKGKDPELIELNGFGDYCDATDYFDDFRKSFGPESIILNPAEVFDSFFNKNDHLSVAQNVKDELTLLIKKNQYQDLITTLLSDARDTIQKRYPEETVPDEIIKFFNKDSAGIFLFETLSTQSSLWPKLKTSKNYDDVLTLVSLVLSVYFSILERNVYVKALMPDAHIADLIQAIQNSGPSVPEELSQKVVDLAPVSELKAALSDELNTWGDIHIVNIMGRIGKKEFVSDLIRVLNEADGLDFIYGDAISAINAMDESADELILKACQNNEIDGLDLASILEYLPYPESFDLIMEKWRDESSELNSYEMLAYCLRGIGDPRGIPVLREIYNNENDAGYIGEPLECLSILHNDDIPELSAIREKRKEDEKRQKLREQELNDMFNDQKNNRKITPFQREAPKIGRNDPCPCGSGKKYKKCCLNK